The sequence AGAGCCGGGACCCAGTCTGCCGCAAGCATGGGCCCCGGTTCAGCAGTGCATCACGCCGCGAAAAGCGGCGCGCTGCACTGCGCCCGGGGCACGAGACAAACTCCCGTCTTCCGATTTTGACGAAGAGAAGCTACGTTCCGGCCAACCAAAAAGAGGGAACGTCCAAAGATGATTTCAGCATTGATTCGACACCTGCGCACCATCGGCGCAGTCGCCTTGTGCCTTACCGCCGCATCCACGGCGCAGGCCGACAATTATCCCAGCCGCAACATCACGCTGGTGCTGCCGTTTGCGGCCGGCAGCGGCACCGACACCACCACGCGGCTGATCTCGCAGCATCTGTCGCAGGCACTCGGCGTCGGCATCGTGATCGAGAACAAGGCCGGCGCCAACGGCATGCTGGCCGCAACCTATGTCGCCAAGGCCGCGCCCGACGGCTACACGCTGCTGGTGACCACCAACACCACGCATTCGGCCAATCCCTATCTGCTCAAGAGCCTCACTTACGATCCGGTCAAGGATTTCACCCCGATCGCGCGCACCGGCGATCTGCCCTTCATGCTGGTCGTCAATCCCGAAGTTCCGGCCAAGACCGTCGGCGAGCTCGTTGCCTATGGCAAGGCCAATCCAGGCAAGCTGAGCTACGCCTCCGGTTCGTCCTCAGCGATCGTGTCGGGCGCGACCTTTGCGCACAATGCCGGGCTCGACCTCCTGCACGTGCCCTACAAGAGCTCGCCGCCGGCGCTCAACGACGTCATGGGCGGCCGCGTCTCGATGATGTTCGTGGACATCCTCACCGGCCTGCCCCACGTCCAGGGCAACGCTCTGCGTGCGCTCGCAGTCACCACCAAGGAGCGCACGCCGCTGGTGCCGCATCTGCCGTCGATGCAGGAGGCCGGCGTGCCCGATTTCGACATCTCGTCGTGGCAGGGCTATTTCGGCCCGGCCGGCATGCCGAAGGAGATCGTGACGCGGCTCAACGCCGAGATCAGGAAGATCGTCGAGAATCCCGAGATCAAGGCCAAGCT comes from Bradyrhizobium sp. CCGE-LA001 and encodes:
- a CDS encoding Bug family tripartite tricarboxylate transporter substrate binding protein; its protein translation is MISALIRHLRTIGAVALCLTAASTAQADNYPSRNITLVLPFAAGSGTDTTTRLISQHLSQALGVGIVIENKAGANGMLAATYVAKAAPDGYTLLVTTNTTHSANPYLLKSLTYDPVKDFTPIARTGDLPFMLVVNPEVPAKTVGELVAYGKANPGKLSYASGSSSAIVSGATFAHNAGLDLLHVPYKSSPPALNDVMGGRVSMMFVDILTGLPHVQGNALRALAVTTKERTPLVPHLPSMQEAGVPDFDISSWQGYFGPAGMPKEIVTRLNAEIRKIVENPEIKAKLATLGMDAFSGTPEQLGTFVNEQLVLWEKLITNAKIEKQ